Proteins encoded together in one Altererythrobacter epoxidivorans window:
- a CDS encoding DUF5801 repeats-in-toxin domain-containing protein: MVDFDGGKRSDFDLENSADESIETGSNLLQDAGASYSPGTRILAPDANGVVVLPEGVALEDISVRGLDLVIVLADGTELVIPGGAVVVPQFVVDGVAIAPQTVSDYLNGIDPEAPPGNATPSSGGNFAGDEGAIQDAFDIGDLLPYTELSRSIEEEREVIPYNNDEPEVVIETPDNPVGVENAIATVHETGLPGNGDGEGERNEPPGIGENEDGIATNDSDTSETTSGTIVFSSPDGLSAVIINGVEVTTVGQEFVTPYGTMTITSIDLDAGEIGFSYTLFDNLLGETADGNFFVTVRDLDGDEASASLSIIVVDDSPLAADDIGIVPAGTHAPITGNVLVNDQSGADDYVSGEGGLEAVTGFTNGSATAAPGATLQGDYGTLTLNADGSYTYTRDYNTPGGVEDTFRYTIVDQDGSTSEAELLIRIEDAPDTIDFIPDDGDGTVVDEGGLPPRGDKPVGTGEGADDLPNNDSDQSETTSGTITFTSPDGVQSVIVAGVTLDPGNLPQTVVDDETGTLVITDYTYDPVTGVGTITYEYTLGDNTSGDNTSVSFPIEIIDLDGDSTADDGPDNLVITIIDDEPEVAPDTDEVTEDTDTSASGNVMTDAEANGDNGADTEGADGATVTGVAAGNAGTDVSGNVGTSVSGLYGSITIGADGNYTYTLDNSNPVVQGLDGTESLSDEVFTYTITDGDGDTRTTTITITVNGTDDPVVITGLDGEGAEEVVDEDDLSPDGSSPDVPALTQGGEFTVNSVDGLTTVTVGGVTVFDSSAATVYPVTVTGDYGEVRITGVSVTTDAGGDVVSATFTYEYELTGNTLDHSPVAGENSVFDNFEVIAKDSDGSEDIASLDVEVIDDIPDVSVADIGAPILATDDTDLLNSASSVDDGDFSSLFTTLYGADGAHATDAIAYALSINGGDGTASGLQDSITDEAILLRISAGDPNVIEGYLETSGDVAFTLTLDPATGVITQEQFRAIEHDNPADYEETQASGEAQTMAADLISLTATVTDGDGDTDSASVNIGGSFAFEDDFSLGGLIQGGTVDEDALAGIGANDSQPGDNLGNASFTGTFSINFGADGPGADELTVALASLTATDPNGGTVAMTSGGVAVLTTWDAATNTLTAYTTDPADPVLTLVFDFGTSTWTATLFKPLDHPSTDNGSSTFEGYEDNLNLAANFTFVDGDGDTVVFNGIGLLSIDDDMAVANGDEAAQETENVAFTIDALDNDVFGADGVDTTDATKVFVSTQASQGTVTYDPVTGLFTYTPNAGAGSDQNTSDFFEYTIIDGDGDASTARVAITLRPDSEPVVDFVTAAVDDDGLDGANPAGDANDIDATAGSDPASATETVFNGSIDVDFGADGGTVSFSNLHGTSGSVGEESVDYSWDAGSNTLTATGPRGDLFTVTLAPDGTYTVTLLDNVIHADGNGETSAPAVVLNYLATDNDDGDTDATGTLTIEFNDDIPTATDNSNSVGEGEATDGNVLTDNDGDGLDVAGADGYADAGPVVDAGFSSSNPAGVTLDNKSVAPDGTITLTTSVGTLVINTDGSYEFTSTANTVNADTSLTFTYTIEDGDGDQSTADLVIDIDNVAGKVDDNDAKVYEAGLDGIGSDGGANSEFFTTGQITVTDATGPFFYTLLDPASGNYGTLTLNADGSYSYELTAPIDGDLTGDGGNNGNNEINDQESFDYEVRDGANNLIGSGTIVVTIVDDVPSVDIAANGDISEDLTTFDADTVGGTSTDSADFSGGFNLVSVVQGADQAANTVVDYDLNLVVAQGTATGLFSDEAPIYIWERADGTIVGSTNGSEVPATNDATVVFTLTVDTVTGIVTLTQFAELDHSGTASSPAYDSDSVPLPTGLVEIEATATITDADGDIDSDADQIDLGDYVNFADDGPFIDIDVTDGDTVMLMTDDDQTEGDASDTDVSTGNFGSAFTIASSDYGADGAGTTEWNFHFEVVSAASNLSSDGDPIFLHLIGGKVVGSTQSDVNLVDASNTVFDLSVVSATGVVTLTQYAEIDHGDTDEGEPYDVDVATLANGLVLLHGDATIYDEEGDSYTDDSNSLDLGGNIKFADDGPSVSDVAADGAVDVDESDAVNPAGFPISDTSTDPVLSYSEDYGADGAGTVTFALVATEGLSGLATAVGDQPITIVQIDATHVEGQYGAGLVAFEVVMNANGTVTLTQNVALEHLEDGDDSLGEYNDLLDLDGLVSATVTVTDEEGDYVTSDPVNIGANLKFYDDGPSVDLTATEHDLTVSDADYATDATMNFADAFDFDGGADGTASTTYTLEVTDGTASGLFDNASNLEVFLFMDGDDVIGLFGTDSADALANGQEVFRVSVDGSGNVKLDQSRAIDHTLSTVSDGVTASLASDGLIQLVGTVYDNDGDFDSISLDIGSNLFFTDDTPTAETTLTAYLDDDTQTDGIDGGPDDQAPNESNLTGSLVDDVEGFGNDGGTAAFALTGAPAGFQYITDGSNGVLIQQEQGPGNWVTVVHVTLDPATGNYAVSQEANVWHENDGNNDENEQSFTLSGTLTDGDGDTAPVSLDIVVDDDTPEAVDFSLRATVDEDGIVNGIADNGTNDAPGDSYGLSGTIAPSFHSGADTPLTFSFIDADTARAYLLSLNLTSGGQPLSYNVVSDGILALAGGNQVFIFDLQEDGDYQFTLYAPLDHADADDSENVNDIEINFGSLFQATDVDGDTVGSSGSFVIVIDDDTPRANNDTDSLTEDDASTGGNVVLGTGTDSGAAGTDEGGADGFADPVLTAITGSGGAGVVGGDTIGSHGTLVINNDGSYVYTITDPSVQVLDDTEFYTDTFTYTIEDADGDAVTATLTITINGVNDAPVANADTNWIVEDAGPVAGNVIAGELHNGAPDAVDRADVADSDVDIEALTVAVADTGTISGTYGELTLNTDGTYSYRLYTEAEDATAYAAVQALNVGDTPLTDTFNYNAYDGTAESNETSLTISIFGSNDAPVVVADAVAVSDEGFADGNKDTTGNPSDNSNSLTAIGQVVITDTDDATHVVTLVIPTDPLAVADGSVNGAAISWRLDNGDKTLIGEIDDPDNPGDKLLAVTIEIDNDGNFSVVQSLPIFHPDAASEDTRTLTIDVNVADSATTVLKTDAITVTFEDDSPTLGPVQDQQASNDPTQTPAVGGFNLSIGGDDLGSMVITADTSTITSGGLAVLTHQDGNILYGYVDDGTGTPGNGSYDSGDDTIIFTLTVDPDAGTSGQYTFDLVNALDPTITDVPIGAGSSFGVGPSASVIVTDDDSGVDLVYVTGWAPAAGFNPADPTTWVNMTQTSNVNGSTQGWGLGNNNFDQGEFLRFDFGDLNDYDGGGVYTPPGGQDIADVSYATFSFFNFDTNGGGKNPPPEIITFVAHYTNGTTQTFVIDGKTDTGTFTINAPAGTYIDWIDAYMTTGEMKLNLTNVGVADSSIDKTIDFSLQVLDGDGDPTATQDFSVHIADGLSPFPTAVPTTVVPLVLDLDGGGADFSGLAANIAYDYDGDGIKTKTAWIAAGSAILAYDMNADGLVTNASEFVFGRDGMTDLEALSVDYDSNADGVLDANDASFGGFGIWLDSNLDGVSDAGEFMSLSDAGIVSIDLTSDGNIYEVAGGDVVVFGTASYTMEDGSTGEVADAGFMTGSDVDGTMEALLALTAENDAAADDADLGVAKTTQDMPEVAAIVDDALAGQQVDAMLDAITGAVHNDALAAKAGYLFGHDALNLNIDGGAFAFDNGTMADMHEDAAALVAANV; the protein is encoded by the coding sequence ATGGTAGATTTTGACGGCGGCAAGCGCAGCGATTTCGATCTGGAAAACAGCGCTGACGAAAGCATCGAAACAGGTTCGAACCTGCTTCAGGATGCCGGTGCAAGCTATTCCCCCGGAACGAGAATTCTCGCCCCCGATGCCAATGGCGTGGTGGTCCTTCCCGAAGGCGTGGCGCTCGAGGACATCTCGGTTCGCGGGCTCGATCTCGTCATCGTCCTAGCGGACGGCACCGAGCTGGTCATTCCCGGCGGTGCTGTCGTCGTCCCGCAATTCGTCGTTGATGGCGTGGCGATCGCGCCGCAGACAGTTTCCGACTACCTCAACGGCATCGATCCCGAAGCGCCTCCGGGCAATGCGACTCCGAGCTCGGGCGGCAACTTCGCCGGTGACGAGGGCGCGATCCAGGACGCGTTCGATATCGGCGACCTGCTGCCCTACACCGAGCTGAGCCGCTCGATCGAGGAAGAGCGCGAGGTCATTCCGTACAATAATGACGAACCCGAAGTCGTCATCGAAACGCCGGACAATCCGGTCGGCGTCGAGAATGCCATCGCGACGGTTCATGAAACCGGTCTGCCCGGAAACGGCGACGGCGAGGGTGAACGCAACGAACCTCCCGGCATCGGTGAAAACGAAGACGGTATCGCCACGAACGACAGCGACACCAGCGAAACGACCTCTGGCACGATCGTATTCAGTTCGCCCGATGGTCTTTCGGCCGTCATCATCAACGGTGTCGAAGTCACGACCGTTGGCCAGGAATTCGTCACCCCCTATGGCACGATGACGATTACCAGCATCGATCTCGATGCAGGTGAAATCGGTTTCTCCTATACCCTGTTCGACAATCTCCTTGGCGAAACCGCCGACGGCAATTTCTTCGTCACCGTGCGCGATCTCGATGGGGACGAGGCGAGTGCCTCGCTTTCGATCATCGTGGTCGATGACAGCCCGCTTGCTGCCGACGACATCGGCATCGTTCCTGCCGGTACTCACGCCCCGATCACGGGCAACGTGCTGGTGAACGACCAGTCGGGTGCCGACGATTACGTGAGCGGGGAGGGCGGTCTCGAGGCCGTGACCGGGTTCACCAATGGCAGTGCAACGGCAGCGCCCGGGGCAACGCTCCAGGGCGATTACGGCACGCTGACACTGAATGCCGACGGTAGCTACACCTATACCCGCGACTACAACACGCCGGGCGGCGTGGAAGACACCTTCCGCTACACCATCGTCGACCAGGACGGTAGCACTTCGGAAGCCGAGCTGCTCATCCGGATCGAGGATGCGCCCGATACGATCGACTTCATCCCCGACGATGGGGACGGCACGGTGGTCGACGAAGGCGGTCTGCCGCCGCGCGGGGACAAGCCCGTTGGCACCGGCGAAGGCGCCGACGACCTGCCGAACAACGATAGCGACCAGTCGGAAACAACGAGCGGCACTATCACCTTCACTTCGCCCGACGGCGTCCAGAGCGTCATCGTGGCGGGCGTTACGCTCGACCCGGGCAATCTGCCGCAGACGGTTGTCGACGATGAAACCGGCACGCTGGTCATCACCGATTACACCTACGACCCGGTAACGGGCGTGGGCACGATCACCTATGAATACACTCTGGGTGACAACACTTCGGGCGATAATACTTCGGTATCGTTCCCGATCGAGATCATCGACCTCGACGGCGATTCTACCGCCGACGATGGCCCGGACAACCTCGTCATCACCATCATCGATGACGAACCCGAAGTCGCACCCGACACGGATGAAGTGACCGAAGACACCGACACTTCGGCCAGCGGCAATGTCATGACCGATGCCGAGGCTAATGGCGACAACGGCGCCGATACCGAAGGCGCGGACGGCGCGACCGTAACCGGCGTCGCAGCAGGCAATGCAGGCACGGATGTATCGGGCAATGTCGGCACCAGCGTGAGCGGCCTCTACGGTTCGATCACCATCGGTGCAGACGGCAATTACACCTACACGCTGGATAACAGCAATCCGGTGGTCCAGGGCCTCGATGGTACGGAAAGCCTCAGCGACGAGGTATTCACCTACACCATCACGGATGGCGACGGCGACACCCGCACGACCACGATCACGATCACGGTCAATGGCACGGATGATCCGGTCGTCATCACCGGGCTCGACGGCGAAGGTGCCGAAGAAGTCGTCGACGAGGACGATCTCTCGCCCGACGGTTCCTCGCCCGACGTGCCTGCCCTGACCCAGGGCGGCGAATTCACGGTCAACAGTGTCGACGGGCTGACCACGGTCACTGTCGGCGGCGTCACCGTCTTCGACAGCTCGGCCGCAACCGTTTATCCGGTTACGGTCACGGGCGATTATGGTGAAGTTCGCATTACCGGCGTTTCGGTTACCACCGATGCGGGTGGCGATGTCGTTTCAGCCACGTTCACCTACGAATACGAACTGACCGGCAACACGCTGGATCACAGCCCTGTCGCCGGTGAAAACTCGGTGTTCGACAATTTCGAAGTGATCGCCAAGGATTCGGACGGTTCGGAAGACATCGCTTCGCTCGATGTCGAAGTCATCGACGATATTCCCGATGTTTCGGTTGCCGATATCGGCGCTCCTATCCTCGCGACCGACGATACGGACCTGCTGAACTCGGCATCCAGTGTCGATGACGGCGATTTCAGCAGCCTGTTCACGACGCTTTACGGCGCCGACGGGGCGCACGCTACCGATGCGATCGCCTATGCTCTCAGCATCAATGGCGGTGATGGCACTGCTTCGGGCCTGCAGGATTCAATCACGGATGAAGCGATCCTGCTGCGCATCAGCGCAGGCGATCCGAACGTGATCGAAGGCTATCTCGAAACCTCGGGCGATGTCGCATTCACGTTGACCCTGGATCCGGCGACCGGCGTGATCACGCAGGAACAGTTCCGCGCGATCGAGCACGATAACCCGGCCGATTACGAGGAAACTCAGGCCTCGGGTGAAGCTCAAACGATGGCGGCCGATCTGATCAGCCTGACCGCAACGGTAACCGATGGCGATGGCGATACGGACAGCGCCAGTGTCAACATCGGTGGCTCCTTTGCCTTCGAAGACGATTTCAGTCTGGGTGGTCTCATCCAGGGGGGCACCGTGGATGAAGATGCGCTCGCGGGGATTGGCGCGAACGACAGCCAGCCTGGTGACAATCTTGGAAACGCTTCTTTCACCGGCACATTCTCGATCAATTTCGGAGCAGATGGCCCGGGTGCCGACGAACTGACCGTCGCACTTGCCAGCCTGACCGCAACCGATCCCAATGGCGGCACGGTTGCCATGACATCGGGCGGCGTTGCCGTTTTGACCACGTGGGATGCGGCAACCAACACGCTTACCGCCTATACGACCGATCCTGCCGATCCGGTGCTTACGCTGGTATTTGATTTCGGCACTTCGACCTGGACGGCAACGCTGTTCAAGCCCCTCGATCATCCGTCCACGGACAATGGAAGCAGCACTTTCGAAGGATATGAGGACAATCTCAACCTCGCGGCGAACTTCACTTTTGTCGACGGTGATGGTGACACTGTCGTGTTTAATGGCATCGGTCTCCTTTCGATCGACGACGATATGGCTGTCGCGAATGGCGATGAAGCCGCTCAGGAAACCGAAAACGTCGCATTCACGATCGATGCGCTCGACAACGACGTGTTCGGCGCAGACGGCGTCGACACCACCGATGCGACGAAGGTCTTCGTTTCGACGCAGGCAAGCCAGGGCACGGTCACCTATGACCCTGTAACCGGCCTGTTCACCTACACGCCGAATGCCGGTGCGGGTTCGGACCAGAATACTTCGGACTTCTTCGAATACACGATCATCGATGGCGATGGCGATGCTTCGACCGCGCGTGTTGCGATCACTCTGCGGCCCGACAGCGAGCCGGTGGTCGATTTCGTCACTGCTGCAGTCGACGACGATGGCCTGGATGGCGCAAATCCGGCCGGCGATGCGAACGACATCGACGCTACGGCCGGTTCGGATCCGGCCAGTGCGACGGAAACCGTATTCAACGGCTCGATCGACGTCGATTTCGGAGCCGATGGCGGCACGGTCAGCTTCTCGAACCTGCACGGCACCAGCGGCAGTGTTGGCGAGGAAAGCGTCGATTACAGCTGGGATGCCGGTAGCAACACGCTGACCGCGACCGGCCCCCGCGGTGATTTGTTCACCGTGACGCTGGCACCCGACGGCACCTACACCGTCACCCTGCTCGACAACGTCATTCACGCCGATGGCAATGGTGAAACCAGTGCCCCGGCAGTGGTGCTGAACTATCTTGCCACCGACAATGACGATGGCGACACCGACGCTACCGGCACGCTGACGATCGAGTTCAACGACGATATCCCGACAGCAACCGACAATTCGAACAGCGTTGGCGAGGGCGAAGCTACCGACGGCAATGTACTGACCGACAACGACGGCGATGGCCTCGATGTGGCAGGCGCAGATGGATATGCCGATGCAGGCCCGGTCGTCGATGCCGGCTTCTCCAGCAGCAATCCTGCTGGGGTGACGCTCGACAACAAGTCTGTTGCCCCTGATGGCACGATTACCCTGACGACCTCGGTCGGCACGCTGGTGATCAACACTGATGGCAGCTACGAATTCACTTCGACCGCCAACACCGTCAACGCCGACACGTCGCTGACCTTCACCTACACCATCGAAGACGGTGACGGTGACCAGTCGACGGCCGATCTGGTGATCGACATCGACAACGTCGCCGGCAAGGTCGATGATAATGATGCCAAGGTCTACGAGGCTGGGTTGGACGGCATTGGCAGCGATGGTGGTGCGAACAGCGAGTTCTTCACCACGGGCCAGATTACGGTCACTGATGCGACCGGGCCTTTCTTCTATACGCTGCTCGATCCTGCGAGCGGCAATTACGGCACGCTGACGCTGAACGCTGACGGTAGCTACAGCTACGAGCTTACCGCTCCGATCGATGGTGACTTGACCGGTGACGGTGGGAACAACGGCAATAACGAAATCAACGATCAGGAAAGCTTCGATTACGAAGTTCGCGATGGCGCCAACAACCTGATCGGAAGCGGCACCATCGTCGTCACGATTGTCGACGATGTTCCGTCGGTCGATATCGCAGCGAACGGCGACATCTCGGAAGATTTGACGACGTTCGACGCCGACACCGTCGGCGGCACCAGCACCGATAGCGCCGATTTCTCGGGCGGTTTCAACCTTGTCAGCGTAGTCCAGGGTGCCGACCAGGCGGCGAATACGGTCGTCGATTACGATCTCAACCTGGTTGTTGCGCAGGGTACCGCCACCGGTCTCTTCAGCGATGAAGCGCCGATCTACATCTGGGAACGTGCCGACGGCACGATTGTCGGTTCGACCAACGGTTCCGAAGTGCCTGCAACGAACGACGCCACGGTCGTATTCACGCTGACGGTCGATACCGTCACCGGGATCGTCACCCTGACGCAGTTCGCAGAGCTCGACCATTCAGGCACGGCTTCTTCTCCAGCCTATGACAGCGACTCGGTTCCGCTGCCGACCGGCCTGGTAGAGATCGAAGCGACCGCGACGATCACCGACGCCGATGGCGATATCGACAGCGATGCCGACCAGATCGACCTTGGTGACTACGTCAATTTTGCCGACGATGGTCCGTTCATCGATATCGACGTAACAGATGGCGACACGGTCATGCTGATGACCGATGACGATCAGACCGAAGGAGATGCATCGGATACCGACGTGTCGACGGGCAACTTCGGTTCGGCGTTCACGATCGCATCGTCCGACTATGGCGCAGATGGCGCCGGCACGACCGAGTGGAACTTCCACTTCGAAGTTGTCTCGGCGGCCTCCAACCTGTCGAGCGACGGCGACCCGATCTTCCTGCACCTGATTGGCGGCAAGGTTGTCGGTTCGACCCAGTCCGATGTGAACCTGGTCGATGCCTCGAACACCGTGTTCGACCTCTCGGTGGTTTCCGCAACCGGCGTCGTCACGCTGACCCAGTATGCAGAGATCGACCACGGTGATACCGACGAGGGCGAGCCCTACGACGTCGATGTTGCTACGCTGGCGAACGGCCTTGTGCTGCTGCACGGCGATGCGACCATCTATGACGAGGAAGGCGATAGCTACACCGACGACAGCAACTCGCTCGACCTCGGCGGTAACATCAAGTTCGCCGACGATGGACCGAGCGTCAGCGATGTCGCAGCCGATGGCGCTGTCGATGTCGATGAGAGCGATGCGGTCAATCCGGCCGGTTTCCCGATCAGCGACACATCGACTGATCCGGTGCTGAGCTACAGCGAGGATTACGGCGCCGACGGCGCTGGAACCGTCACCTTCGCCCTCGTTGCAACCGAAGGCCTGAGCGGTCTTGCCACGGCAGTCGGCGATCAGCCGATCACGATCGTCCAGATCGACGCGACCCATGTCGAAGGCCAGTATGGTGCCGGCCTTGTCGCTTTCGAAGTCGTGATGAATGCCAATGGCACGGTCACTCTGACGCAGAACGTCGCCCTCGAACATCTCGAGGACGGTGACGACAGCCTTGGCGAATACAACGACCTGCTCGACCTCGACGGCCTGGTTTCGGCAACGGTCACTGTCACCGACGAAGAAGGCGACTATGTCACTTCCGACCCGGTCAATATTGGCGCGAACCTCAAGTTCTATGACGATGGTCCGTCGGTCGACCTGACCGCGACCGAGCATGACCTGACCGTGAGCGACGCCGATTACGCGACCGATGCGACGATGAACTTCGCCGACGCGTTCGATTTCGATGGCGGCGCAGATGGCACGGCCAGCACGACCTATACGCTGGAAGTGACCGACGGCACGGCTTCGGGCCTGTTCGACAACGCCAGCAACCTCGAAGTCTTCCTGTTCATGGACGGCGACGACGTGATCGGCCTTTTCGGTACCGACAGTGCAGACGCTCTGGCGAACGGCCAGGAAGTCTTCCGCGTCAGCGTGGATGGCAGTGGCAATGTGAAGCTCGACCAGAGCCGCGCAATCGACCACACGTTGAGCACGGTCAGCGATGGCGTCACCGCCTCGCTCGCCAGCGATGGCCTGATCCAGCTCGTCGGTACGGTTTACGACAATGACGGCGACTTCGACTCGATCTCGCTCGATATCGGTTCGAACCTGTTCTTCACCGACGATACGCCGACTGCGGAAACGACGCTGACAGCCTATCTCGATGATGACACGCAGACCGACGGTATCGACGGCGGACCTGACGACCAGGCGCCCAATGAATCGAACCTCACCGGATCGCTGGTCGACGATGTCGAAGGTTTCGGCAATGACGGCGGCACGGCGGCCTTCGCGCTGACGGGCGCCCCGGCAGGCTTCCAGTACATCACCGATGGTTCGAACGGTGTCCTGATCCAGCAGGAACAAGGACCGGGCAACTGGGTCACGGTCGTGCACGTCACGCTCGACCCGGCCACCGGCAACTACGCGGTCAGCCAGGAAGCCAATGTCTGGCACGAGAACGACGGCAACAACGACGAAAACGAGCAGAGCTTCACGCTCAGCGGTACGTTGACCGATGGCGACGGAGACACTGCGCCGGTTTCGCTCGACATCGTAGTCGATGACGATACACCCGAAGCTGTCGATTTCAGTCTCCGGGCGACTGTCGACGAAGACGGCATCGTTAATGGTATTGCTGACAATGGCACAAACGACGCGCCGGGTGACTCATATGGTCTGAGCGGAACGATCGCTCCTTCGTTTCATTCGGGAGCGGACACGCCGCTGACGTTTTCGTTCATCGATGCGGATACTGCGCGCGCCTACCTGCTGTCGTTGAACCTGACCTCTGGCGGACAGCCCCTTTCCTACAATGTCGTCAGCGACGGTATCCTGGCATTGGCTGGTGGCAACCAGGTCTTCATATTTGATCTGCAGGAAGACGGTGACTACCAGTTCACTCTCTACGCTCCACTCGACCATGCGGATGCGGACGACAGCGAAAATGTGAACGACATCGAAATCAACTTCGGTTCGCTGTTCCAGGCGACCGACGTCGATGGCGACACAGTCGGTTCCAGCGGCAGTTTCGTGATCGTTATCGACGACGATACGCCGCGTGCGAATAACGACACTGACTCGCTGACCGAAGACGATGCAAGCACCGGCGGCAACGTCGTGCTCGGCACCGGAACCGATAGCGGCGCTGCAGGCACCGACGAAGGTGGCGCGGACGGCTTTGCCGATCCGGTCCTCACAGCGATCACTGGTTCGGGCGGCGCAGGCGTGGTTGGCGGCGATACGATCGGTAGCCACGGCACGCTCGTCATCAATAACGACGGCAGCTACGTTTACACCATCACCGATCCCTCGGTGCAGGTGCTCGACGACACCGAATTCTACACCGACACTTTCACCTACACGATCGAGGATGCCGATGGCGACGCGGTTACCGCTACCCTGACGATCACGATCAACGGCGTGAACGATGCTCCGGTTGCGAATGCGGACACCAACTGGATCGTGGAGGATGCAGGACCGGTTGCAGGTAACGTCATCGCGGGCGAACTCCACAACGGCGCGCCCGACGCGGTCGACCGTGCAGACGTGGCCGATAGCGACGTCGATATCGAAGCGCTGACGGTTGCAGTTGCCGATACCGGAACGATTTCCGGCACTTACGGCGAACTGACGCTGAACACCGACGGCACCTACAGCTATCGTCTCTACACCGAGGCCGAGGACGCCACGGCATATGCCGCCGTCCAGGCTCTCAATGTCGGTGACACTCCGCTGACCGATACGTTCAACTACAACGCATATGATGGCACGGCGGAAAGCAACGAGACTTCGCTGACCATCAGCATCTTCGGTTCTAACGATGCACCTGTTGTCGTGGCTGATGCGGTTGCCGTTTCCGACGAAGGTTTCGCCGACGGCAACAAGGATACGACCGGTAACCCGAGCGACAATTCGAACTCGCTCACGGCAATCGGCCAAGTCGTCATCACCGATACCGACGACGCGACCCATGTCGTCACGTTGGTCATCCCGACCGATCCGCTCGCCGTTGCCGATGGCAGCGTGAACGGTGCTGCGATCAGCTGGCGTCTCGACAATGGCGACAAGACGCTGATCGGCGAGATCGACGATCCTGACAATCCTGGTGACAAGCTGCTCGCCGTGACGATCGAGATCGACAACGACGGCAATTTCAGCGTCGTGCAGTCGCTCCCGATCTTCCATCCTGACGCGGCCAGCGAGGACACGCGGACACTGACGATCGACGTGAATGTCGCCGATAGTGCCACGACCGTGCTCAAGACCGATGCGATCACAGTCACATTCGAAGATGACAGCCCGACCCTCGGCCCTGTCCAGGATCAGCAGGCAAGCAACGATCCGACGCAGACCCCGGCAGTTGGCGGCTTCAATCTCTCGATTGGCGGCGACGATCTGGGTTCGATGGTGATCACTGCCGATACCAGCACGATCACTTCGGGTGGCCTGGCCGTGTTGACCCACCAGGACGGCAATATCCTTTATGGCTATGTCGACGATGGCACGGGCACGCCGGGCAACGGCTCCTACGACAGCGGTGATGATACCATCATCTTCACGCTGACCGTGGATCCCGACGCAGGCACTTCGGGCCAGTACACCTTCGACCTCGTCAACGCACTCGACCCGACGATCACGGACGTTCCGATCGGTGCAGGTAGCTCGTTTGGTGTCGGACCGAGTGCCTCGGTCATCGTGACCGACGACGATAGCGGCGTCGACCTGGTCTATGTGACAGGCTGGGCACCGGCTGCAGGCTTCAATCCGGCTGATCCGACTACCTGGGTCAACATGACCCAGACGTCGAATGTCAACGGTTCGACCCAGGGCTGGGGCCTTGGCAACAACAACTTCGACCAGGGTGAATTCCTGCGTTTCGACTTTGGCGATCTGAACGATTACGACGGCGGCGGTGTTTACACGCCCCCGGGTGGTCAGGACATCGCGGACGTTTCCTACGCGACGTTCAGCTTCTTCAACTTCGATACCAACGGCGGTGGCAAGAACCCGCCTCCGGAAATCATCACCTTCGTCGCTCACTATACGAATGGCACGACCCAGACGTTCGTGATCGACGGGAAGACGGATACCGGAACGTTCACCATCAATGCTCCGGCCGGAACCTACATCGACTGGATCGATGCTTACATGACGACCGGCGAGATGAAGCTGAACCTGACGAACGTCGGCGTGGCGGACTCCTCGATCGACAAGACGATCGACTTCTCGCTCCAGGTTCTCGACGGTGACGGAGATCCGACAGCAACGCAGGACTTCTCGGTCCACATCGCAGACGGTCTCTCGCCGTTCCCGACCGCTGTTCCGACCACTGTCGTTCCATTGGTCCTCGACCTCGACGGCGGCGGTGCGGACTTCTCCGGCCTCGCTGCCAACATCGCCTATGATTATGATGGCGATGGCATCAAGACGAAGACGGCCTGGATCGCTGCGGGCAGCGCAATCCTTGCTTACGACATGAATGCCGATGGGCTGGTAACCAACGCATCGGAATTCGTCTTCGGCCGCGATGGCATGACCGACCTTGAAGCTCTCTCGGTCGATTATGACAGCAATGCCGACGGCGTTCTGGATGCAAACGATGCCAGCTTCGGCGGCTTCGGCATCTGGCTCGACAGCAACCTCGACGGTGTGTCCGATGCTGGCGAATTCATGTCGCTCAGCGATGCAGGCATCGTATCGATCGACCTCACAAGCGATGGCAACATCTACGAGGTTGCCGGTGGTGACGTGGTTGTCTTCGGCACCGCAAGCTACACCATGGAAGACGGCAGCACCGGTGAAGTCGCCGATGCCGGCTTCATGACCGGCAGCGATGTCGACGGTACGATGGAAGCGCTGCTCGCGCTGACGGCAGAAAACGACGCAGCGGCCGACGATGCGGACCTTGGCGTGGCAAAAACCACCCAGGACATGCCCGAAGTCGCAGCGATCGTGGACGATGCACTCGCCGGCCAGCAGGTCGACGCGATGCTCGATGCGATCACCGGCGCGGTCCACAACGATGCTCTCGCTGCGAAGGCAGGTTACCTGTTCGGGCACGATGCATTGAATTTGAATATTGACGGAGGCGCTTTTGCTTTTGACAATGGCACCATGGCTGACATGCACGAAGATGCAGCAGCCTTGGTCGCCGCGAATGTTTGA